The Pseudomonas sp. MH9.2 genomic interval CCCCCTCCCGGGTGCCACGATAGGTGTCTACATCGATGCGTAGTCCTGCCTGCATTAGCGTTTATCCGCGATTTCGAGCATTGCTTCACGCAGGAAGAAGTCGAGGGTCTTGCCGATGGTTTCGCTCAGTTCGATGGTTGGGGTCCAGTCGATCAGGCGGCGAGCGTTATCGATGCTTGGCTTGCGGTGGGTCACGTCCTGATAGCCGGTGCCATAGAACGACTGGCTTTCGACGTCACGGAAACCGGCGAAAGGAGGGAAGTTCGAGCGCAGTGGGTGAGCTTCGAACTGACGCAGCAGTTCTTCGCCCAGCTGGCGGATGCTGGCTTCGTTGTCCGGGTTGCCGATGTTGATGATCTGGCCGTTGCACTTGTCATCGCGGTTTTCGATGATGCGTGCCAGGGCTTCGATGCCGTCAGCCACGTCGGTGAAGCAGCGTTTTTGTGCGCCGCCGTCGACCAGACGAATCGGGGTGCCTTCCACCAGGTGCAGGATCAGTTGGGTGATGGCACGCGAGCTGCCGATTCGCGCCGAGTCCAGACGGTCCAGGCGTGGGCCCATCCAGTTGAACGGACGGAACAGGGTGAAGCGCAGGCCTTTCTGACCATAAGCCCAGATTACCCGGTCGAGCAATTGCTTGGAGACCGAGTAGATCCAGCGCTGCTTGTTGATCGGGCCGACGATGAGGTTCGAGGTGTCTTCGTCGAAATTCGGGTCGGTACACATCCCGTACACTTCGGAGGTCGACGGGAAGATCACGCGCTTGTTGTATTTCACGCAGTAACGCACGGTCTTCAGGTTTTCTTCGAAGTCGAGTTCGAACACGCGCAGCGGGTTGCGGGTGTATTCGATCGGGGTGGCGATGGCCACCAGCGGCAGCACGACATCACATTTTTTGATGTGATATTCGATCCACTCGGAGTGGATGCTGATGTCGCCTTCGACGAAGTGGAAGTTCGGGTGGCTGCGCAGGCGGTCGATGGCGTCGGAACCGATGTCCATGCCATAGATTTCGTAGCGGTCGTCTTGCAGCAGGCGCTCGGACAGGTGGTTACCGATAAAGCCGTTGACGCCGAGGATCAGAACACGGGTGCGACGCACGGCACGTGCCGACTCGCTGCCGACCATGCGCGAGCCTTCGACCA includes:
- the arnA gene encoding bifunctional UDP-4-amino-4-deoxy-L-arabinose formyltransferase/UDP-glucuronic acid oxidase ArnA, whose protein sequence is MNPKAVVFAYHDIGCAGIEALLNAGYEIAAVFTHADDPKENTFYGSVAQLCARKGIPVHAPEDANHPLWIERISKLNVDYLFSFYYRHLLGEQLLACASKGAFNLHGSLLPHYRGRAPANWVLVNGETETGVTLHRMVKRADAGAILAQQRVAIERADTALTLHTKLRNAAANLLRDALPLLAQGKLTETAQDDTQASYFGRRTPADGLLDWKRPAEQLFNLVRAVTQPYPGAFCPVGEHKLIVWSADVVAGNEGIAPGRVISSDPLRIACGEDSLVITAGQRGDAGLYLSGPQLARELGLVEGSRMVGSESARAVRRTRVLILGVNGFIGNHLSERLLQDDRYEIYGMDIGSDAIDRLRSHPNFHFVEGDISIHSEWIEYHIKKCDVVLPLVAIATPIEYTRNPLRVFELDFEENLKTVRYCVKYNKRVIFPSTSEVYGMCTDPNFDEDTSNLIVGPINKQRWIYSVSKQLLDRVIWAYGQKGLRFTLFRPFNWMGPRLDRLDSARIGSSRAITQLILHLVEGTPIRLVDGGAQKRCFTDVADGIEALARIIENRDDKCNGQIINIGNPDNEASIRQLGEELLRQFEAHPLRSNFPPFAGFRDVESQSFYGTGYQDVTHRKPSIDNARRLIDWTPTIELSETIGKTLDFFLREAMLEIADKR